Proteins encoded by one window of Astatotilapia calliptera chromosome 13, fAstCal1.2, whole genome shotgun sequence:
- the arid4b gene encoding AT-rich interactive domain-containing protein 4B isoform X1 encodes MKTLEEPPYLTVGTDVSAKYRGAFCEAKIKTAKRLVKAKVTFKTDLTTAEVHDENIKGPLKVGAVVEVKNQDGVYQEATINKLTDASIYTVVFDDGDEKTLRRSSLCLKGARHFAESETLDRLPLTNPEHFGTPVIGKKGNRGRRSNPIQEEELSSSSSEEEESDQRQNEDLFGKVVCVEGVPTGDKKKTTWYPALVISPDCHEDMTVKKDNVFVRSFKDGKFYMVLQKDVREFDSSCPPKADASLKPALDAALEFQRQLVVPSIWKTEVKEESSSSEEDDDDEEEEQEEDASGEEEEEEVEPFPEERENFLQQLYKFMEDRGTPINKRPVLGYRNLNLFKLYRLVHKLGGFDNIESGSVWKQVYQDLGIPVLNSAAGYNVKCAYRKYLYGFEEYCTSTAITFKMDLPLKQGTKGEGKPEGEAGKTAPTSSVAEEPKAQVDGEPCSTQPVICKDEKPDSTPSKTESETSKSEGKEGGNDGDDEEEDGPHKADADEGSSTARLGADDMKEEHDEEQESKDNSGDDSSQEGEEGEEFECYPPGMKVQVRYGRGRNLKTYEATVKEADVEGGEVLYLVHYCGWNVRYDEWIKADKIVRPANKNVPKIKHRKKIKKMQDNLERLDDREVLGPSSNANRVPRSKCGLSQDVFSKMDEGEDKGPQQSPVKAIEITSILNGLQASEVSTDESEHEAEEGEHNEEDQPGSRLRKGQPEPPQIPERWEGGAPSEGSKPCPVTGKAQDTVSVESPDAGKRRSQPESEGEASTRKRKADSAAERTPKGQSKAKTRNTRSADWLPAGSPMRGEERAAAPGEERGASSSSSSDDEGAAVAEAQPEESERTRPKTKGSPTKKYNGMKEKSKTSRQGGFWEIPEKRAKVSGNVEERPAVRPKGQKDVWSSIQAQWPKKTLKELFSDSDTEAANSPPPPVSSCMEEPSVEQDARGEDDTSQEQMETEKLREFPSSGSNSVLNTPPTTPESPSGGGGSAVEESGQAQPSSPAPSIPAALPSEPVSDALPTGPVQEEVTGGRSETDSSTVEVESLGGELQDEGASSPSKVFDVSLSCNSSSSCSLELSNSSQQESEQKSKASASQKRQKESQTGGATKKHKPNRKSLGVPPKKNRKTANSSDSEDQSVVEGTAKSTASKNNPSELKAATSPKCHGRSPPSSHKYHKQGDADHAQHRDNHGRSPRVYKWSFQMSDLEKMTSLERISFLQEKLQDIRNHYLSLKSEVASIDRRRKRMKKKERESTVAASSSSSSSSSPSSSSLTAAVMLTLADPPVSSSSSSSQNSGVSVECR; translated from the exons GTGACCTTTAAAACAGATCTGACCACAGCTGAGGTTCACGATGAAAACATCAAAGGACCTCTAAAG GTGGGTGCTGTTGTGGAGGTGAAGAATCAGGATGGAGTTTACCAAGAAGCCACAATCAATAAGCTGACCGATGCTAGTATATATACAGTTG TGTTTGATGACGGCGATGAGAAGACCCTGAGGCGTTCCTCCCTCTGCCTGAAAGGAGCGCGTCACTTTGCGGAGAGCGAG ACACTTGACCGACTCCCTCTCACCAACCCCGAGCACTTCGGCACACCCGTCATCGGCAAGAAGGGGAACCGCGGTCGGCGATCAAACCCGAT TCAAGAGGAGGAGTTGTCCTCATCCTCcagtgaagaggaggagagcgaTCAGCGGCAGAATGAAGACCTGTTCGGCAAGGTGGTCTGCGTGGAAGGGGTTCCCACCGGGGACAAAAAGAAGACTACGTGGTATCCTGCTCTG GTCATCTCCCCCGACTGCCACGAAGACATGACCGTGAAGAAGGACAACGTCTTTGTGCGCTCGTTCAAGGATGGAAAATT ttacATGGTGCTACAGAAGGACGTCCGTGAGTTCGACAGCAGCTGCCCTCCAAAAGCTGACGCGAGCCTCAAACCCG CGCTGGACGCAGCCCTGGAGTTCCAGAGGCAGCTGGTCGTGCCCAGCATCTGGAAGACAGAAGTGAAGGAGGAAAGTTCCAGCAGCGAAGAGGATGATgacgatgaagaggaggagcaggaggaggatgcGAGtggtgaagaggaggag gaggaggtggagccgTTCCCCGAGGAGAGGGAGAACTTTCTGCAGCAACTCTACAAGTTCATGGAAGACAGAG GGACTCCCATTAACAAGCGGCCGGTTCTGGGCTACAGGAACCTCAACCTGTTCAAGCTCTACAGGCTGGTGCACAAACTGGGAGGTTTTGACAAT ATTGAGAGCGGTTCTGTTTGGAAGCAAGTCTATCAGGATTTGGGAATCCCCGTGCTCAACTCAGCTGCTGGCTACAACGTCAAATGTGCTTACCGCAA GTACTTATACGGATTTGAGGAATACTGCACCTCCACTGCCATCACATTCAAAATGGACCTCCCTTTGAAGCAGGGGACCAAGGGGGAGGGGAAACCTGAGGGGGAGGCAGGGAAAACGGCTCCTACGTCATCAGTTGCCGAAGAGCCGAAAGCCCAAGTGGACGGAGAACCTTGTAGCACACAGCCCGTTATCTGCAAG GACGAGAAACCTGATTCGACCCCGAGTAAAACGGAATCCGAAACATCGAAAAGCGAGGGGAAAGAGGGCGGAAACGATGGCGATGACGAAGAAGAGGACGGTCCGCACAAAGCCGACGCCGACGAGGGCTCGTCGACGGCTCGCCTCGGAGCCGACGACATGAAGGAGGAGCACGATGAGGAGCAGGAGAGCAAGGACAACTCTGG GGATGACAGCAGTCAGGAGGGGGAGGAAGGGGAGGAGTTTGAGTGTTACCCCCCGGGGATGAAGGTGCAGGTGAGGTATGGGCGAGGCCGCAATCTGAAGACGTACGAGGCCACTGTGAAAGAGGCAGacgtggaggggggagaggtgctCTACCTGGTGCACTACTGTGGCTGGAACGTCAG atatgATGAGTGGATCAAAGCAGACAAGATTGTGCGACCCGCCAATAAGAATGTACCAAAAATAAAGCACCGTAAAAAAATTAAG AAAATGCAAGACAATTTGGAGAGGCTCGATGACAGGGAGGTCCTCGGCCCTTCGTCCAACGCTAACCGTGTCCCGCGCTCCAAGTGTGGCCTGAGCCAGGACGTCTTTTCCAAGATGGACGAGGGTGAGGACAAAGGGCCTCAGCAGTCTCCAGTCAAGGCTATAGAAATTACTTCTATCCTCAATGGCCTGCAAG CCTCCGAGGTGTCCACGGATGAAAGCGAGCATGAAGCTGAGGAGGGAGAGCATAACGAAGAGGATCAGCCAGGGAGCCGTCTCAGAAAAGGCCAACCAGAGCCACCGCAAATTCCAGAGCGCTGGGAGGGCGGAGCCCCGTCCGAAGGGTCCAAACCCTGTCCTGTCACGGGAAAGGCCCAGGACACCGTCAGTGTGGAGAGCCCAGATGCCGGAAAGCGCAGAAGCCAACCAGAGTCGGAGGGAGAGGCAAGTACGAGGAAGAGGAAAGCTGACAGCGCAGCAGAGAGGACTCCAAAAGGTCAATCCAAAGCTAAGACCAGGAACACCAGGAGTGCTGACTGGCTACCTGCGGGTTCTCCGAtgagaggggaggagagagcAGCCGCTCCTGGAGAGGAGAGGGGGGCCTCATCTAGCAGCAGTTCAGATGATGAGGGTGCAGCTGTGGCCGAGGCTCAGCCTGAGGAAAGTGAGCGAACCCGCCCCAAAACCAAGGGGTCACCGACCAAGAAGTACAACGGAATGAAGGAGAAAAGCAAAACCAGCCGACAAGGAGGCTTCTGGGAGATTCCCGAAAAGAGAGCCAAAGTTTCTGGGAATGTAGAGGAAAGGCCCGCCGTTCGCCCAAAAGGACAAAAAGACGTGTGGTCCAGCATCCAGGCCCAGTGGCCAAAGAAGACTCTCAAGGAGTTATTCTCTGACTCGGACACGGAGGCCGCAAACTCTCCTCCCCCACCGGTGTCCTCGTGTATGGAAGAGCCAAGCGTCGAGCAGGACGCGAGAGGCGAGGACGACACCTCGCAGGAGCAGATGGAGACCGAGAAGCTCCGGGAGTTCCCGAGCAGCGGGAGCAACTCTGTACTCAACACGCCACCGACGACGCCGGAGTCCCCATCGGGAGGAGGAGGCAGCGCCGTGGAAGAGTCTGGTCAAGCGCAGCCTTCCTCCCCGGCCCCATCCATACCCGCTGCCTTGCCCTCAGAGCCGGTTTCGGACGCTCTTCCCACAGGGCCAGTACAGGAGGAGGTGACGGGCGGGCGCAGCGAGACAGATAGCAGCACAGTGGAGGTGGAGAGTCTAGGAGGAGAGCTGCAGGACGAAGGGGCGAGTTCCCCCTCGAAGGTGTTCGACGTCAGCCTCTcgtgcaacagcagcagcagctgcagcctcGAGCTGAGCAACAGCAGCCAGCAGGAGAGTGAACAGAAGTCCAAAG CGTCTGCGAGTCAGAAGCGGCAGAAAGAATCACAGACTGGCGGcgcaacaaagaaacacaagccAAACCGCAAGAGCCTCGGTGTGCCTCCCAAAAAGAATAGGAAAACAG cCAACAGCAGTGACAGCGAGGACCAGTCTGTTGTTGAGGGCACTGCCAAATCAACTGCCTCTAAAAACAACCCATCGGAGCTGAAGGCTGCCACTTCGCCCAAATGTCACGGGCGATCTCCCCCTTCGAGCCATAAATACCACAAGCAGGGTGATGCAGACCACGCACAGCACCGGGATAACCACGGAAGATCGCCGCGGGTGTACAAGTGGAGTTTCCAGATGT CTGATCTGGAGAAGATGACCAGCCTGGAGAGGATCTCGTTTCTTCAGGAGAAACTTCAGGACATCAGGAATCACTACCTCTCCCTCAAGTCTGAGGTCGCCTCTATCGACAGACGACGAAAACGCATGAAGAAGAAGGAACGAGAAA GCACAGTGGCCGCttcctcctcatcatcctcctcctcctcaccgtcCTCCAGCTCGCTCACAGCGGCAGTCATGCTGACGCTGGCAGACCCTCCGGTATCATCCTCATCGTCCTCATCTCAGAACTCCGGGGTTTCAGTGGAGTGCAGGTGA
- the arid4b gene encoding AT-rich interactive domain-containing protein 4B isoform X2, whose product MKTLEEPPYLTVGTDVSAKYRGAFCEAKIKTAKRLVKAKVTFKTDLTTAEVHDENIKGPLKVGAVVEVKNQDGVYQEATINKLTDASIYTVVFDDGDEKTLRRSSLCLKGARHFAESETLDRLPLTNPEHFGTPVIGKKGNRGRRSNPIQEEELSSSSSEEEESDQRQNEDLFGKVVCVEGVPTGDKKKTTWYPALVISPDCHEDMTVKKDNVFVRSFKDGKFYMVLQKDVREFDSSCPPKADASLKPALDAALEFQRQLVVPSIWKTEVKEESSSSEEDDDDEEEEQEEDASGEEEEEEVEPFPEERENFLQQLYKFMEDRGTPINKRPVLGYRNLNLFKLYRLVHKLGGFDNIESGSVWKQVYQDLGIPVLNSAAGYNVKCAYRKYLYGFEEYCTSTAITFKMDLPLKQGTKGEGKPEGEAGKTAPTSSVAEEPKAQVDGEPCSTQPVICKDEKPDSTPSKTESETSKSEGKEGGNDGDDEEEDGPHKADADEGSSTARLGADDMKEEHDEEQESKDNSGDDSSQEGEEGEEFECYPPGMKVQVRYGRGRNLKTYEATVKEADVEGGEVLYLVHYCGWNVRYDEWIKADKIVRPANKNVPKIKHRKKIKKMQDNLERLDDREVLGPSSNANRVPRSKCGLSQDVFSKMDEASEVSTDESEHEAEEGEHNEEDQPGSRLRKGQPEPPQIPERWEGGAPSEGSKPCPVTGKAQDTVSVESPDAGKRRSQPESEGEASTRKRKADSAAERTPKGQSKAKTRNTRSADWLPAGSPMRGEERAAAPGEERGASSSSSSDDEGAAVAEAQPEESERTRPKTKGSPTKKYNGMKEKSKTSRQGGFWEIPEKRAKVSGNVEERPAVRPKGQKDVWSSIQAQWPKKTLKELFSDSDTEAANSPPPPVSSCMEEPSVEQDARGEDDTSQEQMETEKLREFPSSGSNSVLNTPPTTPESPSGGGGSAVEESGQAQPSSPAPSIPAALPSEPVSDALPTGPVQEEVTGGRSETDSSTVEVESLGGELQDEGASSPSKVFDVSLSCNSSSSCSLELSNSSQQESEQKSKASASQKRQKESQTGGATKKHKPNRKSLGVPPKKNRKTANSSDSEDQSVVEGTAKSTASKNNPSELKAATSPKCHGRSPPSSHKYHKQGDADHAQHRDNHGRSPRVYKWSFQMSDLEKMTSLERISFLQEKLQDIRNHYLSLKSEVASIDRRRKRMKKKERESTVAASSSSSSSSSPSSSSLTAAVMLTLADPPVSSSSSSSQNSGVSVECR is encoded by the exons GTGACCTTTAAAACAGATCTGACCACAGCTGAGGTTCACGATGAAAACATCAAAGGACCTCTAAAG GTGGGTGCTGTTGTGGAGGTGAAGAATCAGGATGGAGTTTACCAAGAAGCCACAATCAATAAGCTGACCGATGCTAGTATATATACAGTTG TGTTTGATGACGGCGATGAGAAGACCCTGAGGCGTTCCTCCCTCTGCCTGAAAGGAGCGCGTCACTTTGCGGAGAGCGAG ACACTTGACCGACTCCCTCTCACCAACCCCGAGCACTTCGGCACACCCGTCATCGGCAAGAAGGGGAACCGCGGTCGGCGATCAAACCCGAT TCAAGAGGAGGAGTTGTCCTCATCCTCcagtgaagaggaggagagcgaTCAGCGGCAGAATGAAGACCTGTTCGGCAAGGTGGTCTGCGTGGAAGGGGTTCCCACCGGGGACAAAAAGAAGACTACGTGGTATCCTGCTCTG GTCATCTCCCCCGACTGCCACGAAGACATGACCGTGAAGAAGGACAACGTCTTTGTGCGCTCGTTCAAGGATGGAAAATT ttacATGGTGCTACAGAAGGACGTCCGTGAGTTCGACAGCAGCTGCCCTCCAAAAGCTGACGCGAGCCTCAAACCCG CGCTGGACGCAGCCCTGGAGTTCCAGAGGCAGCTGGTCGTGCCCAGCATCTGGAAGACAGAAGTGAAGGAGGAAAGTTCCAGCAGCGAAGAGGATGATgacgatgaagaggaggagcaggaggaggatgcGAGtggtgaagaggaggag gaggaggtggagccgTTCCCCGAGGAGAGGGAGAACTTTCTGCAGCAACTCTACAAGTTCATGGAAGACAGAG GGACTCCCATTAACAAGCGGCCGGTTCTGGGCTACAGGAACCTCAACCTGTTCAAGCTCTACAGGCTGGTGCACAAACTGGGAGGTTTTGACAAT ATTGAGAGCGGTTCTGTTTGGAAGCAAGTCTATCAGGATTTGGGAATCCCCGTGCTCAACTCAGCTGCTGGCTACAACGTCAAATGTGCTTACCGCAA GTACTTATACGGATTTGAGGAATACTGCACCTCCACTGCCATCACATTCAAAATGGACCTCCCTTTGAAGCAGGGGACCAAGGGGGAGGGGAAACCTGAGGGGGAGGCAGGGAAAACGGCTCCTACGTCATCAGTTGCCGAAGAGCCGAAAGCCCAAGTGGACGGAGAACCTTGTAGCACACAGCCCGTTATCTGCAAG GACGAGAAACCTGATTCGACCCCGAGTAAAACGGAATCCGAAACATCGAAAAGCGAGGGGAAAGAGGGCGGAAACGATGGCGATGACGAAGAAGAGGACGGTCCGCACAAAGCCGACGCCGACGAGGGCTCGTCGACGGCTCGCCTCGGAGCCGACGACATGAAGGAGGAGCACGATGAGGAGCAGGAGAGCAAGGACAACTCTGG GGATGACAGCAGTCAGGAGGGGGAGGAAGGGGAGGAGTTTGAGTGTTACCCCCCGGGGATGAAGGTGCAGGTGAGGTATGGGCGAGGCCGCAATCTGAAGACGTACGAGGCCACTGTGAAAGAGGCAGacgtggaggggggagaggtgctCTACCTGGTGCACTACTGTGGCTGGAACGTCAG atatgATGAGTGGATCAAAGCAGACAAGATTGTGCGACCCGCCAATAAGAATGTACCAAAAATAAAGCACCGTAAAAAAATTAAG AAAATGCAAGACAATTTGGAGAGGCTCGATGACAGGGAGGTCCTCGGCCCTTCGTCCAACGCTAACCGTGTCCCGCGCTCCAAGTGTGGCCTGAGCCAGGACGTCTTTTCCAAGATGGACGAGG CCTCCGAGGTGTCCACGGATGAAAGCGAGCATGAAGCTGAGGAGGGAGAGCATAACGAAGAGGATCAGCCAGGGAGCCGTCTCAGAAAAGGCCAACCAGAGCCACCGCAAATTCCAGAGCGCTGGGAGGGCGGAGCCCCGTCCGAAGGGTCCAAACCCTGTCCTGTCACGGGAAAGGCCCAGGACACCGTCAGTGTGGAGAGCCCAGATGCCGGAAAGCGCAGAAGCCAACCAGAGTCGGAGGGAGAGGCAAGTACGAGGAAGAGGAAAGCTGACAGCGCAGCAGAGAGGACTCCAAAAGGTCAATCCAAAGCTAAGACCAGGAACACCAGGAGTGCTGACTGGCTACCTGCGGGTTCTCCGAtgagaggggaggagagagcAGCCGCTCCTGGAGAGGAGAGGGGGGCCTCATCTAGCAGCAGTTCAGATGATGAGGGTGCAGCTGTGGCCGAGGCTCAGCCTGAGGAAAGTGAGCGAACCCGCCCCAAAACCAAGGGGTCACCGACCAAGAAGTACAACGGAATGAAGGAGAAAAGCAAAACCAGCCGACAAGGAGGCTTCTGGGAGATTCCCGAAAAGAGAGCCAAAGTTTCTGGGAATGTAGAGGAAAGGCCCGCCGTTCGCCCAAAAGGACAAAAAGACGTGTGGTCCAGCATCCAGGCCCAGTGGCCAAAGAAGACTCTCAAGGAGTTATTCTCTGACTCGGACACGGAGGCCGCAAACTCTCCTCCCCCACCGGTGTCCTCGTGTATGGAAGAGCCAAGCGTCGAGCAGGACGCGAGAGGCGAGGACGACACCTCGCAGGAGCAGATGGAGACCGAGAAGCTCCGGGAGTTCCCGAGCAGCGGGAGCAACTCTGTACTCAACACGCCACCGACGACGCCGGAGTCCCCATCGGGAGGAGGAGGCAGCGCCGTGGAAGAGTCTGGTCAAGCGCAGCCTTCCTCCCCGGCCCCATCCATACCCGCTGCCTTGCCCTCAGAGCCGGTTTCGGACGCTCTTCCCACAGGGCCAGTACAGGAGGAGGTGACGGGCGGGCGCAGCGAGACAGATAGCAGCACAGTGGAGGTGGAGAGTCTAGGAGGAGAGCTGCAGGACGAAGGGGCGAGTTCCCCCTCGAAGGTGTTCGACGTCAGCCTCTcgtgcaacagcagcagcagctgcagcctcGAGCTGAGCAACAGCAGCCAGCAGGAGAGTGAACAGAAGTCCAAAG CGTCTGCGAGTCAGAAGCGGCAGAAAGAATCACAGACTGGCGGcgcaacaaagaaacacaagccAAACCGCAAGAGCCTCGGTGTGCCTCCCAAAAAGAATAGGAAAACAG cCAACAGCAGTGACAGCGAGGACCAGTCTGTTGTTGAGGGCACTGCCAAATCAACTGCCTCTAAAAACAACCCATCGGAGCTGAAGGCTGCCACTTCGCCCAAATGTCACGGGCGATCTCCCCCTTCGAGCCATAAATACCACAAGCAGGGTGATGCAGACCACGCACAGCACCGGGATAACCACGGAAGATCGCCGCGGGTGTACAAGTGGAGTTTCCAGATGT CTGATCTGGAGAAGATGACCAGCCTGGAGAGGATCTCGTTTCTTCAGGAGAAACTTCAGGACATCAGGAATCACTACCTCTCCCTCAAGTCTGAGGTCGCCTCTATCGACAGACGACGAAAACGCATGAAGAAGAAGGAACGAGAAA GCACAGTGGCCGCttcctcctcatcatcctcctcctcctcaccgtcCTCCAGCTCGCTCACAGCGGCAGTCATGCTGACGCTGGCAGACCCTCCGGTATCATCCTCATCGTCCTCATCTCAGAACTCCGGGGTTTCAGTGGAGTGCAGGTGA